CGGCCGTTGGCGGCCCAAGCCGCCTCGCGACACGCCCGTGGCAAAATCAGCGGGTGCAGATCGGGATGCTGGGGCCACTCGAGGTTCGCACGGACGACGGCGGCTCGGCCGACGTGCCGGGGGCGCGGTTGCGCGGACTGCTGGTCGCCCTCGCGCTCAGGCCGGGGCAGGTGGTCCCGAAGGCGTCGCTCGTCGACTGGATCTGGGGGGAGCAGCCGCCCGCCGATGCGGCGAACGCCCTGCAACGCCTGGTTTCCCGGCTGCGGAAGGCGCTGCCGGGCGGGGTGATCGAGGGGCAGCCGGACGGCTATCGGCTGCTGGTGGAGCCCGATGCCGTGGATGCCGTGCGGTTCGAACGGCTCGTCGGCGCGGGCCGGGCCCGTGCCGAGGACGGGGCCCGGCGGGTGCGGCTGTTGCGCGAGGGCCTCGAACTGTGGCGCGGTGCGGCCATGCAGGACGTCGGTCCGCAGGACAGCGCCGCGTTCGAGGCCGCGGTCGTACGGCTCGAGGGGTTGCGGCTGACCGCCACGGAGGAGCGGGCCGAGGCGGAGGTCACCCTCGGGCGCGGTGCGGAGCTGGTGCCGGAGCTGACCGACCTGGTGGCGGCGCATCCGGTGCGGGAACGGCTCGTCGCCGCGCTGATGCGCGCCCTCGTCGCGGCCGGTCGGGACAGCGAGGCGTTGCAGGTGTACCAGCGCGCGCGGGAGGCGCTGGCCGACGCGCTGGGTGTCGACCCCTCGCCGGAGCTGGCCGCGTTGCACGTCGCGCTGTTGCGGGGCGAGCTGGGGCGACAGGAGGAGAGCCGTAAGAGCAACCTGCGCGCCGAGCTGACCAGCTTCGTCGGCCGGGGCGCCGATGTCGCCGCGGTCCGCGGGCTGATCGCCGAGCACCGGCTCACCACCGTGATCGGACCGGGCGGTGCGGGAAAGACCCGGCTGGCCACGGAGACCGCGCGCACGCTGCTCGGCGAAGGCGAACCGCCGGACGGGGCCTGGCTGGTGGAGCTCGCCGCCATCGGCGCGGACGGCGACGTGGCGCAGTCGGCGCTCGCCGGTCTCGGCCTGCGGGACGCCCTGCTCGGCGCGGCCCCGAACGCGGAGCTGACGGACCGGCTCATCGCCGCGGTCCGCGAGCGGGAGGCGCTGCTGATCCTGGACAACTGCGAGCATGTGATCGAGTCGGCGGCGGTGTTCGCCCACCGGGTGCTCGGGGAGTGCCGGCGGCTGCGGATCCTGGCGACGAGCCGGGAACCGCTCGGCATCACCGGGGAGGCGCTGTGGCCGGTCGAGCCGCTGGCCCTGCCGGAGGGGGACGCGGGCCCGGGGGAGATCGGGGCCTCGCCCGCCGTTCAGCTGCTGCGGGACCGGGCCGGGGCGGTGCGCCGGGGCCTCGCGGCCGACGCCCATACGCTGGCGACGATGGTGCGGGTCTGCCGGGCGCTGGACGGGATGCCACTGGCGATCGAACTGGCCGCGGCCCGGTTGCGCACCATGTCCATCGACCAGCTCGCCCACCGGCTCGACGACCGGTTCCGCCTGCTGACCAGCGGCAGCCGCACCGCGCTGCCGCGGCACAAGACGCTGCGCGCGGTGGTCGACTGGAGCTGGGAGCTGCTCACCGACGCCGAACGGATGGTGCTGCGGAGACTCTCGGTGTTCTCGGGCGGGGCGAGCCTGGAGGCCGCCGAGCGGGTCTGCGCGGGCGACGGAGTCGAGCGGGACCAGGTGTTGGAGCTGCTCACCGCGCTGACCGAGAAGTCGCTGCTGGTCGCCGAGGGCGGCGGCGCCCCGCGCTACCGCATGATCGGCACGATCAGGGAGTACGCCGGGCACCGGCTCGCGGAGGCGGGGGAGTCGGACCTGGCGCGCCAGGCGCATCTCGCCCACTTCACCGAGCTCACCGAGACCGCGGAACCGCGGCTGCGCCGCGCCGAGCAGATGGAGTGGCTGGCCACGCTCGAGGCCGAGCACGACAACATCGGCGCGGCGATGCGCGGCGCGCTCGCGGCGG
This genomic interval from Streptomyces asiaticus contains the following:
- a CDS encoding BTAD domain-containing putative transcriptional regulator codes for the protein MQIGMLGPLEVRTDDGGSADVPGARLRGLLVALALRPGQVVPKASLVDWIWGEQPPADAANALQRLVSRLRKALPGGVIEGQPDGYRLLVEPDAVDAVRFERLVGAGRARAEDGARRVRLLREGLELWRGAAMQDVGPQDSAAFEAAVVRLEGLRLTATEERAEAEVTLGRGAELVPELTDLVAAHPVRERLVAALMRALVAAGRDSEALQVYQRAREALADALGVDPSPELAALHVALLRGELGRQEESRKSNLRAELTSFVGRGADVAAVRGLIAEHRLTTVIGPGGAGKTRLATETARTLLGEGEPPDGAWLVELAAIGADGDVAQSALAGLGLRDALLGAAPNAELTDRLIAAVREREALLILDNCEHVIESAAVFAHRVLGECRRLRILATSREPLGITGEALWPVEPLALPEGDAGPGEIGASPAVQLLRDRAGAVRRGLAADAHTLATMVRVCRALDGMPLAIELAAARLRTMSIDQLAHRLDDRFRLLTSGSRTALPRHKTLRAVVDWSWELLTDAERMVLRRLSVFSGGASLEAAERVCAGDGVERDQVLELLTALTEKSLLVAEGGGAPRYRMIGTIREYAGHRLAEAGESDLARQAHLAHFTELTETAEPRLRRAEQMEWLATLEAEHDNIGAAMRGALAAGEAGAAMRLAAGAGWYWWLGGRRTEGLELITAATRTPGEVPDDVRALVYAMIVHFVTSGRGDERQAAEWIHEAHRLSLRGHHHPGVKFIAVLERMLHTPEAALTAFAPLLDDEDPWVRALARWHMGKMRIVFGRDGRDGRDGRNGPEGQEGQDQEGRDGRDRQDQDGRDSQDQQGGPTAEAYLEAALTEFRALGERYGISLALTELANLLAVRGDFAGACEHYEQAIAVVSEVGATEDVIRMRSRQAQLYWLLGDKDAGAAAIAEARRCAERVTWPDALAELAFARAELARWDGDAEEAHRQLGLATAMLGGDAERADIRAVRHDLLGYLADDLDEVRAHRAAACEAAVEVGHALLIAHVLVGVADLALRRGEYEQAARLLAASTGVRGVRDRAHPDLARIERAARCRLGEAEFAEATRDGTRTSWTRLAEVTLAS